Proteins from a single region of Candidatus Polarisedimenticolia bacterium:
- a CDS encoding nuclear transport factor 2 family protein encodes MRHVAIGVLLPAFLTAACHSATTPDPAADRQAIAAATAQFEAAENAGSVDQFRSYFADDLVMMGPNKPPVTGGDSVAALMRVFHDAFAVQVEYNSQEIVVSGDWAFDRGTEHYTLTPKAGGAPIQKSGNYLYLYQRQKDGSWKQSRVIWN; translated from the coding sequence ATGAGGCATGTGGCAATCGGAGTTCTCCTCCCAGCGTTCCTGACAGCGGCATGCCATTCCGCCACCACGCCAGATCCAGCCGCTGACCGTCAGGCCATCGCTGCTGCGACCGCGCAGTTCGAGGCCGCCGAGAACGCCGGAAGTGTGGACCAGTTTCGAAGTTACTTCGCTGACGACCTAGTCATGATGGGACCCAACAAGCCACCAGTGACCGGTGGGGACAGTGTGGCCGCCCTGATGCGGGTGTTCCACGATGCGTTCGCGGTGCAGGTTGAGTACAACAGTCAGGAGATTGTGGTGTCCGGCGATTGGGCCTTTGATCGGGGCACGGAGCATTACACGCTGACTCCGAAGGCTGGTGGCGCTCCAATCCAGAAGAGTGGCAACTACCTCTACCTGTATCAGCGTCAAAAGGATGGTTCCTGGAAACAGAGCCGAGTCATCTGGAATTAG
- a CDS encoding type II toxin-antitoxin system HicB family antitoxin: MVLTVELEQEDDGRWLAEVLELPGVMAYGPSAQEAVAKAKALALRVVADRLEHGEAGPELRDISFKAA; this comes from the coding sequence ATGGTTCTCACGGTCGAGTTGGAACAGGAAGACGACGGGCGTTGGCTCGCGGAAGTCCTTGAGTTGCCGGGGGTTATGGCGTATGGCCCATCGGCGCAGGAGGCAGTCGCGAAAGCCAAAGCCCTGGCCCTTCGTGTGGTGGCCGACCGCCTCGAACACGGGGAAGCGGGTCCGGAGCTTCGGGACATCTCCTTCAAGGCCGCATGA